One window of the Perca flavescens isolate YP-PL-M2 chromosome 5, PFLA_1.0, whole genome shotgun sequence genome contains the following:
- the camsap1b gene encoding calmodulin-regulated spectrin-associated protein 1-B isoform X1: protein MDVELCAGGDSTRRKVDLAGVAEGTIDVVPLEMYDSARAKIAANLRWLFAKAYGIDHIPEDLRDPFYTDQYEQEHIKPPVIRLLLSCELYCRVCALILKTEQAASLQSHMSVIQSLSRKGIYVVESDDTPVTDEDLACVPIKMSAHMPMIDALMMAYTVEMISIEKVVASVKRFSTFSASKELPFDLEDAMVFWINKVNMKMREITEREHKVKHHPLESPSHQKVRYRREHASGRQLPFFPLLEDLMRDVCDGAAMLTVVNYYCPDLMKLEDICLKEVPSIADSLYNIRLLREFSNEYLNKSFYLTTEDMLYSPLVLKHNVMVFIAELFWWFETVKPEFVQPRDLQEFKDARAIAQPKSARPSVPISNATKRSFLASPGVADNQSSPEVCNRYFLHPEDSDPLKGGPTFSPSHPLLPLRQRQQKQQGEDVSGKGNSLHTLYLPTKDTGLRNRSNSLTQMDGQPRGSVVAWPDKRQRPLSTLSPYMLQSATDSDADIASGDSVSLARSISKDSLASNAINVTPKHQISVHQPSQAAMRRVNGHSLLGNVNIEDEEETQVAVARTDGPVISKRVDGTQATATVGPKPDPDSFYLEPLMPSVIKTAKEKSVCLNKEEESGEAPHSSGRGSLRRGDGSTSAVRRKAPCSLNQTFTPPGEQVDLSEEPQQGQADFSPIVTSSVDPSSREPAGGFYLHSDSEEPKSDQVLDAELEDMDEEEEDLDEAFTTKDPNWHRKAFNKEEEESAKLQEDMNVKEHEDKDMNGGSGRSSPCLSAQSQASSVASGSVRMTSFAERKAQQQRFGSNHDLRSSASSSQRTTPDGSESSGPLASSWRLKRDQSPSSPLGGCPRTGDGSGGSNVLASEIVQLRMQLEEKRRAIEHQKKKMEVLSARQRQKLGKAAFLNIVKKGGGKSDTLPNPLKADVSKDELNGEKAPSSKDDMCVDAFRGDKVVAASNPPGSLKADKKGSSGSFYLEEELDLNECSRSIDLLNDAIGSIQQQMMQLSLQQEMLMKQNVQSPSGATPPPPVTSGKNGDSKAGASFHFVEHLSNSGTAPTRKPPKLSSGRGSRSKPSELKISKEQSWQASRTLTPTQSGSETLPHLRQLAGGRSPRADQVDGLRYPTAGETIDRPGHVRSGNFRLHDEANMRLPTRVDLKAVAAPEVSFDGCLSSTLRESELNSSDGSGKENIPSDEVQRNKSHLIEVDLSELKAPEEEEAAEDTTTEGVDGEQRSGMGFFFKDEQKAEDELAKKRAAFLLKQQKKAEEARLRKQQLESESELKRDEARRKAEEDRLRKEEEKTRRELIKQEYLRRKQQEILEEQGLVKPKTPKPKQKHRPKSVFREESSSDNFSKGSSTPDNLSNAQSGSSLSLASAATNEADSVNSGGAGSQRCDSVESFPGTRNNSRTAERDWDNGSTASSIASMAEYTGPKLFKEPSSKSNKPIIHNAISHCCLAGKVNEPQKNQILEELDKCESNHLMILFRDGGCQFRALYSYFPDTEEIQKLTGTGPKSITKKMIDKLYKYSSDRKQFTVIPAKTVSVSVDALTIHNHLWQAKRGAVPKKGGK from the exons atggaTGTTGAGTTGTGTGCTGGCGGGGACAGTACAAGGAGAAAAGTGGATCTGGCTGGGGTTGCAGAAGGCACGATAGACGTCGTACCGTTGGAGATGTACGATTCCGCCAGAGCAAAAATAGCTGCCAACCTGCGGTGGCTGTTTGCCAAAGCCTATGGCATTG ACCATATTCCAGAGGACTTAAGGGACCCGTTCTACACAGACCAGTATGAGCAGGAACACATCAAGCCGCCTGTCATCCGCCTGCTGCTGTCCTGCGAGCTCTACTGCCGTGTCTGCGCCCTCATCCTCAAGACGGAGCAGGCAGCGTCTCTTCAGTCCCACATGTCCGTCATCCAGTCTCTGTCCAGAAAGGGCATTTATGTTGTGGAAAGTGACGACACACCTGTCACAGATGAAGACCTTGCCTGTGTGCCCATCAAAATG AGTGCTCACATGCCCATGATCGATGCCCTGATGATGGCTTACACAGTGGAGATGATCAGCATCGAGAAAGTGGTGGCTTCTGTCAAGCGCTTCTCTACCTTCAGTGCCTCCAAGGAGCTGCCCTTCGATCTGGAGGACGCTATGGTCTTCTGGATCAACAAG GTTAACATGAAGATGAGGGAGATTACAGAAAGGGAGCACAAAGTCAAACACCACCCCCTGGAATCCCCCAGCCATCAAAAG GTACGGTATCGTCGGGAGCATGCTTCAGGCCGACAGCTGCCCTTCTTCCCTCTGCTGGAAGACCTGATGAGGGATGTTTGTGACGGAGCTGCAATGCTCACTGTGGTCAACTACTACTGCCCAGACCTCATGAAGCTGGAGG ATATTTGCCTGAAGGAAGTCCCCTCCATCGCTGATAGCCTATACAACATCCGGCTACTCAGAGAGTTCTCCAACGAGTATCTGAATAAAAGTTTCTATCTGACGACGGAAGACATGCTCTACTCGCCGCTGGTGCTCAAG CACAATGTGATGGTGTTCATTGCTGAGCTCTTCTGGTGGTTTGAGACTGTCAAGCCAGAGTTTGTCCAGCCCAGAGATCTCCAAGAGTTTAAAGATG cTCGAGCCATAGCTCAGCCCAAGAGTGCCCGTCCATCAGTGCCTATTTCCAATGCCACCAAGCGCAGCTTCCTGGCCAGCCCTGGTGTGGCAGATAACCAGAGCAGTCCTGAAGTCTGTAACAGGTACTTCCTGCACCCTGAAGACTCTGACCCCCT tAAAGGGGGTCCAACATTCAGTCCTTCCCACCCGCTCCTGCCTCTCCGACAGAGGCAACAAAAGCAGCAAGGAGAAGATGTTTCTGGTAAGGGCAACAGTCTTCACACCCTTTACTTGCCCACAAAAGATACAG GTCTTAGAAACCGCTCCAACTCCCTGACTCAGATGGACGGACAACCCCGAGGCTCTGTTGTTGCATGGcccgacaagagacaaag ACCACTGTCCACATTGAGCCCCTACATGTTGCAATCAGCCACAGACAGTGATGCAGACATTGCTTCTGGGGACAGTGTGAGTCTGGCTCGCTCCATAAGTAAGGACAGCCTGGCGTCCAACGCCATCAACGTCACACCCAAACACCAGATTTCTGTCCACCAGCCATCACAGGCTGCGATGCGCAGAGTCAACGGCCACAGCCTCCTGGGTAACGTCAACATTGAGGACGAGGAAGAAACTCAGGTGGCAGTTGCCAGGACTGATGGTCCCGTCATCTCCAAACGGGTTGACGGAACGCAAGCAACTGCCACAGTAGGACCCAAACCTGACCCAGATAGCTTTTACCTAGAACCACTGATGCCTTCCGTGATCAAAACAGCTAAAGAGAAGTCTGTATGCCTaaacaaggaggaggagagtggtgAGGCGCCCCACTCTTCAGGAAGGGGCTCTCTACGCCGAGGAGATGGATCTACATCGGCCGTTCGTAGGAAAGCTCCCTGCAGCTTGAACCAAACCTTTACTCCTCCGGGTGAGCAGGTAGACTTGTCAGAGGAGCCTCAACAGGGTCAGGCAGATTTTAGCCCCATTGTTACCAGCAGTGTTGACCCCTCATCCAGAGAGCCAGCTGGGGGTTTCTACCTTCATTCAGATTCTGAAGAACCAAAGTCTGACCAGGTCCTGGATGCTGAGCTTGAAGACatggatgaagaggaagaggatcTGGATGAAGCTTTTACCACTAAAGACCCCAACTGGCACAGGAAAGCCTtcaataaagaagaagaagaatccgCCAAACTCCAAGAGGACATGAATGTGAAAGAGCATGAGGACAAAGACATGAATGGTGGCAGCGGTCGCTCCAGCCCCTGTCTCAGCGCTCAGTCCCAGGCAAGCAGCGTGGCCAGTGGCAGTGTACGCATGACCTCCTTCGCTGAGCGCAAAGCCCAGCAGCAGCGCTTTGGCAGCAACCACGACCTACGCTCCAGTGCCTCCAGCTCCCAAAGGACCACTCCAGATGGGTCCGAGAGCAGCGGGCCCCTGGCTTCCTCCTGGAGGCTTAAAAGGGACCAGAGCCCCTCCTCACCCTTGGGAGGATGCCCTCGTACAGGTGATGGTAGCGGTGGTTCTAATGTACTGGCTTCTGAGATTGTCCAGCTCCGTATGCAGCTGGAGGAGAAACGACGTGCCATTGAgcaccagaagaagaagatggaaGTGCTGTCAGCGAGGCAGAGGCAGAAGCTGGGAAAGGCAGCCTTTCTGAACATCGTAAAGAAAGGTGGAGGCAAGAGTGACACTTTACCCAACCCACTTAAAGCTGACGTGTCTAAAGACGAGCTCAACGGGGAGAAAGCGCCGTCAAGTAAAGATGATATGTGTGTTGATGCCTTCAGAGGGGACAAAGTGGTGGCGGCATCCAACCCGCCGGGTTCCTTAAAAGCAGACAAGAAAGGGAGCAGCGGTAGCTTCTATCTAGAAGAAGAGTTGGACCTGAATGAGTGCAGCCGCTCCATCGATCTGTTGAACGACGCTATCGGCAGCATCCAGCAACAAATGATGCAGCTGTCACTGCAGCAGGAGATGTTGATGAAACAGAATGTACAGTCCCCCTCTGGTGCAACCCCACCTCCTCCTGTTACCAGTGGCAAAAATGGTGACTCAAAGGCGGGGGCAAGCTTTCACTTTGTGGAGCACCTCTCTAACAGTGGCACCGCTCCTACCAGGAAACCCCCCAAACTGAGCTCGGGCCGGGGCTCCAGGTCCAAACCATCAGAGCTAAAGATATCCAAGGAGCAGAGCTGGCAGGCCTCCAGGACCCTCACCCCCACCCAGAGTGGGTCAGAGACATTACCACACCTAAGGCAGTTAGCTGGGGGCAGGTCCCCCAGGGCCGACCAGGTCGACGGCCTCAGATACCCCACGGCAGGAGAGACAATCGACAGGCCAGGCCACGTTCGGAGCGGCAACTTTCGCCTTCACGATGAGGCGAACATGCGCCTGCCGACCCGCGTGGACCTGAAGGCAGTGGCTGCCCCAGAAGTGTCCTTTGACGGGTGCCTGTCCAGCACCCTTAGAGAGTCTGAGCTCAACTCCTCAGACGGTTCAGGGAAAGAGAATATACCATCGGACGAGGTGCAGCGCAACAAATCCCACCTGATTGAGGTTGATCTGTCAGAGCTGAAAGCCccggaggaagaggaggctgccgAGGACACCACGACGGAAGGAGTTGATGGAGAGCAGAGGTCAGGCATGGGCTTCTTCTTCAAG GATGAGCAGAAGGCGGAGGATGAGCTTGCTAAGAAGAGAGCAGCGTTCTTGCTGAAGCAGCAGAAGAAAGCTGAGGAGGCTCGACTCCGTAAACAACAACTAGAATCCGAATCGGAGCTGAAACGAGACGAAGCCAG ACGGAAGGCAGAGGAGGACCGCTTGCgtaaagaagaggagaagacGCGGCGGGAGCTGATAAAGCAAGAGTATCTGCGGAGGAAGCAGCAGGAGATTTTGGAGGAACAAGGCCTCGTGAAGCCCAAAACCCCCAAACCGAAGCAGAAACACAGACCCAAGTCTGTCTTCAGAGAGGAATCCTCCAGTGATAATTTCTCCAAGGGCTCTTCCACAC CTGACAACCTGAGCAACGCCCAATCAGGCTCCAGTCTGTCTCTGGCCTCTGCTGCCACCAACGAGGCTGACAGCGTCAACTCGGGAGGGGCTGGCTCTCAGCG CTGTGACTCGGTGGAGTCGTTTCCAGGCACCCGTAACAACAGTCGAACTGCCGAAAGAGACTGGGACAACGGCTCCACGGCATCTTCCATCGCTTCTATGGCTGAATATACCG GTCCCAAACTATTCAAGGAGCCCAGCTCCAAGTCGAATAAGCCAATCATCCACAATGCAATCTCCCACTGCTGCCTGGCAGGAAAGGTCAATGAGCCTCAGAAGAACCAGATCCTAGAG GAGTTGGACAAGTGCGAGTCCAACCACCTGATGATCCTGTTTCGTGACGGTGGCTGCCAGTTCCGGGCGCTCTACTCGTACTTCCCCGACACCGAAGAGATACAGAAGCTGACGGGAACGGGACCCAAGAGCATCACCAAGAAGATGATTGATAAGCTGTACAAGTACAGCTCAGACCGGAAGCAGTTCACCGTCATCCCCGCCAAGACTGTGTCAGTCAGCGTGGATGCCCTGACCATCCACAACCACCTGTGGCAGGCCAAGAGGGGTGCTGTGCCAAAGAAAGGCGGAAAATAG
- the camsap1b gene encoding calmodulin-regulated spectrin-associated protein 1-B isoform X3 translates to MDVELCAGGDSTRRKVDLAGVAEGTIDVVPLEMYDSARAKIAANLRWLFAKAYGIDHIPEDLRDPFYTDQYEQEHIKPPVIRLLLSCELYCRVCALILKTEQAASLQSHMSVIQSLSRKGIYVVESDDTPVTDEDLACVPIKMSAHMPMIDALMMAYTVEMISIEKVVASVKRFSTFSASKELPFDLEDAMVFWINKVNMKMREITEREHKVKHHPLESPSHQKVRYRREHASGRQLPFFPLLEDLMRDVCDGAAMLTVVNYYCPDLMKLEDICLKEVPSIADSLYNIRLLREFSNEYLNKSFYLTTEDMLYSPLVLKHNVMVFIAELFWWFETVKPEFVQPRDLQEFKDARAIAQPKSARPSVPISNATKRSFLASPGVADNQSSPEVCNRYFLHPEDSDPLKGGPTFSPSHPLLPLRQRQQKQQGEDVSGLRNRSNSLTQMDGQPRGSVVAWPDKRQRPLSTLSPYMLQSATDSDADIASGDSVSLARSISKDSLASNAINVTPKHQISVHQPSQAAMRRVNGHSLLGNVNIEDEEETQVAVARTDGPVISKRVDGTQATATVGPKPDPDSFYLEPLMPSVIKTAKEKSVCLNKEEESGEAPHSSGRGSLRRGDGSTSAVRRKAPCSLNQTFTPPGEQVDLSEEPQQGQADFSPIVTSSVDPSSREPAGGFYLHSDSEEPKSDQVLDAELEDMDEEEEDLDEAFTTKDPNWHRKAFNKEEEESAKLQEDMNVKEHEDKDMNGGSGRSSPCLSAQSQASSVASGSVRMTSFAERKAQQQRFGSNHDLRSSASSSQRTTPDGSESSGPLASSWRLKRDQSPSSPLGGCPRTGDGSGGSNVLASEIVQLRMQLEEKRRAIEHQKKKMEVLSARQRQKLGKAAFLNIVKKGGGKSDTLPNPLKADVSKDELNGEKAPSSKDDMCVDAFRGDKVVAASNPPGSLKADKKGSSGSFYLEEELDLNECSRSIDLLNDAIGSIQQQMMQLSLQQEMLMKQNVQSPSGATPPPPVTSGKNGDSKAGASFHFVEHLSNSGTAPTRKPPKLSSGRGSRSKPSELKISKEQSWQASRTLTPTQSGSETLPHLRQLAGGRSPRADQVDGLRYPTAGETIDRPGHVRSGNFRLHDEANMRLPTRVDLKAVAAPEVSFDGCLSSTLRESELNSSDGSGKENIPSDEVQRNKSHLIEVDLSELKAPEEEEAAEDTTTEGVDGEQRSGMGFFFKDEQKAEDELAKKRAAFLLKQQKKAEEARLRKQQLESESELKRDEARRKAEEDRLRKEEEKTRRELIKQEYLRRKQQEILEEQGLVKPKTPKPKQKHRPKSVFREESSSDNFSKGSSTPDNLSNAQSGSSLSLASAATNEADSVNSGGAGSQRCDSVESFPGTRNNSRTAERDWDNGSTASSIASMAEYTGPKLFKEPSSKSNKPIIHNAISHCCLAGKVNEPQKNQILEELDKCESNHLMILFRDGGCQFRALYSYFPDTEEIQKLTGTGPKSITKKMIDKLYKYSSDRKQFTVIPAKTVSVSVDALTIHNHLWQAKRGAVPKKGGK, encoded by the exons atggaTGTTGAGTTGTGTGCTGGCGGGGACAGTACAAGGAGAAAAGTGGATCTGGCTGGGGTTGCAGAAGGCACGATAGACGTCGTACCGTTGGAGATGTACGATTCCGCCAGAGCAAAAATAGCTGCCAACCTGCGGTGGCTGTTTGCCAAAGCCTATGGCATTG ACCATATTCCAGAGGACTTAAGGGACCCGTTCTACACAGACCAGTATGAGCAGGAACACATCAAGCCGCCTGTCATCCGCCTGCTGCTGTCCTGCGAGCTCTACTGCCGTGTCTGCGCCCTCATCCTCAAGACGGAGCAGGCAGCGTCTCTTCAGTCCCACATGTCCGTCATCCAGTCTCTGTCCAGAAAGGGCATTTATGTTGTGGAAAGTGACGACACACCTGTCACAGATGAAGACCTTGCCTGTGTGCCCATCAAAATG AGTGCTCACATGCCCATGATCGATGCCCTGATGATGGCTTACACAGTGGAGATGATCAGCATCGAGAAAGTGGTGGCTTCTGTCAAGCGCTTCTCTACCTTCAGTGCCTCCAAGGAGCTGCCCTTCGATCTGGAGGACGCTATGGTCTTCTGGATCAACAAG GTTAACATGAAGATGAGGGAGATTACAGAAAGGGAGCACAAAGTCAAACACCACCCCCTGGAATCCCCCAGCCATCAAAAG GTACGGTATCGTCGGGAGCATGCTTCAGGCCGACAGCTGCCCTTCTTCCCTCTGCTGGAAGACCTGATGAGGGATGTTTGTGACGGAGCTGCAATGCTCACTGTGGTCAACTACTACTGCCCAGACCTCATGAAGCTGGAGG ATATTTGCCTGAAGGAAGTCCCCTCCATCGCTGATAGCCTATACAACATCCGGCTACTCAGAGAGTTCTCCAACGAGTATCTGAATAAAAGTTTCTATCTGACGACGGAAGACATGCTCTACTCGCCGCTGGTGCTCAAG CACAATGTGATGGTGTTCATTGCTGAGCTCTTCTGGTGGTTTGAGACTGTCAAGCCAGAGTTTGTCCAGCCCAGAGATCTCCAAGAGTTTAAAGATG cTCGAGCCATAGCTCAGCCCAAGAGTGCCCGTCCATCAGTGCCTATTTCCAATGCCACCAAGCGCAGCTTCCTGGCCAGCCCTGGTGTGGCAGATAACCAGAGCAGTCCTGAAGTCTGTAACAGGTACTTCCTGCACCCTGAAGACTCTGACCCCCT tAAAGGGGGTCCAACATTCAGTCCTTCCCACCCGCTCCTGCCTCTCCGACAGAGGCAACAAAAGCAGCAAGGAGAAGATGTTTCTG GTCTTAGAAACCGCTCCAACTCCCTGACTCAGATGGACGGACAACCCCGAGGCTCTGTTGTTGCATGGcccgacaagagacaaag ACCACTGTCCACATTGAGCCCCTACATGTTGCAATCAGCCACAGACAGTGATGCAGACATTGCTTCTGGGGACAGTGTGAGTCTGGCTCGCTCCATAAGTAAGGACAGCCTGGCGTCCAACGCCATCAACGTCACACCCAAACACCAGATTTCTGTCCACCAGCCATCACAGGCTGCGATGCGCAGAGTCAACGGCCACAGCCTCCTGGGTAACGTCAACATTGAGGACGAGGAAGAAACTCAGGTGGCAGTTGCCAGGACTGATGGTCCCGTCATCTCCAAACGGGTTGACGGAACGCAAGCAACTGCCACAGTAGGACCCAAACCTGACCCAGATAGCTTTTACCTAGAACCACTGATGCCTTCCGTGATCAAAACAGCTAAAGAGAAGTCTGTATGCCTaaacaaggaggaggagagtggtgAGGCGCCCCACTCTTCAGGAAGGGGCTCTCTACGCCGAGGAGATGGATCTACATCGGCCGTTCGTAGGAAAGCTCCCTGCAGCTTGAACCAAACCTTTACTCCTCCGGGTGAGCAGGTAGACTTGTCAGAGGAGCCTCAACAGGGTCAGGCAGATTTTAGCCCCATTGTTACCAGCAGTGTTGACCCCTCATCCAGAGAGCCAGCTGGGGGTTTCTACCTTCATTCAGATTCTGAAGAACCAAAGTCTGACCAGGTCCTGGATGCTGAGCTTGAAGACatggatgaagaggaagaggatcTGGATGAAGCTTTTACCACTAAAGACCCCAACTGGCACAGGAAAGCCTtcaataaagaagaagaagaatccgCCAAACTCCAAGAGGACATGAATGTGAAAGAGCATGAGGACAAAGACATGAATGGTGGCAGCGGTCGCTCCAGCCCCTGTCTCAGCGCTCAGTCCCAGGCAAGCAGCGTGGCCAGTGGCAGTGTACGCATGACCTCCTTCGCTGAGCGCAAAGCCCAGCAGCAGCGCTTTGGCAGCAACCACGACCTACGCTCCAGTGCCTCCAGCTCCCAAAGGACCACTCCAGATGGGTCCGAGAGCAGCGGGCCCCTGGCTTCCTCCTGGAGGCTTAAAAGGGACCAGAGCCCCTCCTCACCCTTGGGAGGATGCCCTCGTACAGGTGATGGTAGCGGTGGTTCTAATGTACTGGCTTCTGAGATTGTCCAGCTCCGTATGCAGCTGGAGGAGAAACGACGTGCCATTGAgcaccagaagaagaagatggaaGTGCTGTCAGCGAGGCAGAGGCAGAAGCTGGGAAAGGCAGCCTTTCTGAACATCGTAAAGAAAGGTGGAGGCAAGAGTGACACTTTACCCAACCCACTTAAAGCTGACGTGTCTAAAGACGAGCTCAACGGGGAGAAAGCGCCGTCAAGTAAAGATGATATGTGTGTTGATGCCTTCAGAGGGGACAAAGTGGTGGCGGCATCCAACCCGCCGGGTTCCTTAAAAGCAGACAAGAAAGGGAGCAGCGGTAGCTTCTATCTAGAAGAAGAGTTGGACCTGAATGAGTGCAGCCGCTCCATCGATCTGTTGAACGACGCTATCGGCAGCATCCAGCAACAAATGATGCAGCTGTCACTGCAGCAGGAGATGTTGATGAAACAGAATGTACAGTCCCCCTCTGGTGCAACCCCACCTCCTCCTGTTACCAGTGGCAAAAATGGTGACTCAAAGGCGGGGGCAAGCTTTCACTTTGTGGAGCACCTCTCTAACAGTGGCACCGCTCCTACCAGGAAACCCCCCAAACTGAGCTCGGGCCGGGGCTCCAGGTCCAAACCATCAGAGCTAAAGATATCCAAGGAGCAGAGCTGGCAGGCCTCCAGGACCCTCACCCCCACCCAGAGTGGGTCAGAGACATTACCACACCTAAGGCAGTTAGCTGGGGGCAGGTCCCCCAGGGCCGACCAGGTCGACGGCCTCAGATACCCCACGGCAGGAGAGACAATCGACAGGCCAGGCCACGTTCGGAGCGGCAACTTTCGCCTTCACGATGAGGCGAACATGCGCCTGCCGACCCGCGTGGACCTGAAGGCAGTGGCTGCCCCAGAAGTGTCCTTTGACGGGTGCCTGTCCAGCACCCTTAGAGAGTCTGAGCTCAACTCCTCAGACGGTTCAGGGAAAGAGAATATACCATCGGACGAGGTGCAGCGCAACAAATCCCACCTGATTGAGGTTGATCTGTCAGAGCTGAAAGCCccggaggaagaggaggctgccgAGGACACCACGACGGAAGGAGTTGATGGAGAGCAGAGGTCAGGCATGGGCTTCTTCTTCAAG GATGAGCAGAAGGCGGAGGATGAGCTTGCTAAGAAGAGAGCAGCGTTCTTGCTGAAGCAGCAGAAGAAAGCTGAGGAGGCTCGACTCCGTAAACAACAACTAGAATCCGAATCGGAGCTGAAACGAGACGAAGCCAG ACGGAAGGCAGAGGAGGACCGCTTGCgtaaagaagaggagaagacGCGGCGGGAGCTGATAAAGCAAGAGTATCTGCGGAGGAAGCAGCAGGAGATTTTGGAGGAACAAGGCCTCGTGAAGCCCAAAACCCCCAAACCGAAGCAGAAACACAGACCCAAGTCTGTCTTCAGAGAGGAATCCTCCAGTGATAATTTCTCCAAGGGCTCTTCCACAC CTGACAACCTGAGCAACGCCCAATCAGGCTCCAGTCTGTCTCTGGCCTCTGCTGCCACCAACGAGGCTGACAGCGTCAACTCGGGAGGGGCTGGCTCTCAGCG CTGTGACTCGGTGGAGTCGTTTCCAGGCACCCGTAACAACAGTCGAACTGCCGAAAGAGACTGGGACAACGGCTCCACGGCATCTTCCATCGCTTCTATGGCTGAATATACCG GTCCCAAACTATTCAAGGAGCCCAGCTCCAAGTCGAATAAGCCAATCATCCACAATGCAATCTCCCACTGCTGCCTGGCAGGAAAGGTCAATGAGCCTCAGAAGAACCAGATCCTAGAG GAGTTGGACAAGTGCGAGTCCAACCACCTGATGATCCTGTTTCGTGACGGTGGCTGCCAGTTCCGGGCGCTCTACTCGTACTTCCCCGACACCGAAGAGATACAGAAGCTGACGGGAACGGGACCCAAGAGCATCACCAAGAAGATGATTGATAAGCTGTACAAGTACAGCTCAGACCGGAAGCAGTTCACCGTCATCCCCGCCAAGACTGTGTCAGTCAGCGTGGATGCCCTGACCATCCACAACCACCTGTGGCAGGCCAAGAGGGGTGCTGTGCCAAAGAAAGGCGGAAAATAG